From the genome of Sphingobacterium kitahiroshimense, one region includes:
- a CDS encoding outer membrane beta-barrel protein, whose product MKSILTTVFCLFLCCSVFAQSGVDTLHYRKVYYFGGTGMGFPLGKTKDVLSPKFSGSLGLDISLKNPKYYLYPALYTLSFDYKQKIQDNQYPYKIEDANANFYMFSLAGGIRKQLKKLNAYAYAGPGVGFLTEPRVKVDAVNSIAKIENQKKFSFSGKLGVGADYRFNGFFLGLEIGYLHSFNKIQDTPINIMTVMVGLKSDITRLGDKVIKVIGVEGSISGKETK is encoded by the coding sequence ATGAAGAGTATTTTAACAACTGTATTTTGTTTGTTCTTGTGTTGCTCTGTTTTTGCCCAGTCGGGTGTAGATACACTTCATTACCGCAAAGTGTATTATTTTGGTGGAACAGGAATGGGCTTTCCGTTAGGTAAGACAAAAGATGTTCTGTCTCCAAAGTTTTCAGGAAGTTTAGGTTTGGATATTTCATTGAAAAATCCAAAGTATTATCTATATCCAGCTTTATATACATTATCGTTTGATTACAAGCAAAAGATTCAGGACAATCAGTATCCTTATAAGATAGAGGATGCTAATGCTAATTTTTACATGTTCTCCCTAGCTGGGGGGATTCGTAAACAGCTAAAGAAATTAAATGCCTATGCTTATGCAGGTCCTGGTGTTGGATTCTTGACAGAACCAAGAGTGAAGGTCGATGCTGTCAACAGTATCGCTAAAATTGAAAATCAGAAAAAATTCTCTTTTTCAGGCAAACTCGGGGTTGGTGCTGATTATCGATTTAATGGTTTTTTCCTGGGTTTGGAAATCGGTTATTTACATTCATTTAATAAAATACAGGACACTCCAATCAATATTATGACTGTTATGGTTGGGCTTAAGTCGGATATAACAAGACTGGGTGATAAAGTAATTAAAGTAATAGGAGTAGAAGGTTCAATTAGCGGAAAAGAGACGAAATAA
- a CDS encoding WbqC family protein has translation MSTHLLLTTCYLPPVSYFHCIQQNALPVLIEKYDNFQKQTYRSRTRIATANGIQELIVPIQHSKKERSPMSEKRISYEFDWQRLHWLSLQAAYRNSAYFEYYEDDFAQFYNKKFDFLFDFNIAQLELLLKSLKLKRELSFTDEYFRSVPDALDFRDRIHPKKESLLLNPKPYYQVFEEKNGFYSDLSIVDLLFSQGPQSKNYF, from the coding sequence ATGTCAACTCATTTATTATTAACGACTTGCTACTTACCTCCGGTTTCTTATTTTCATTGTATCCAACAAAATGCGTTACCTGTATTGATTGAGAAGTATGATAATTTCCAAAAGCAAACTTATCGTTCTAGAACACGTATTGCAACTGCAAATGGTATACAGGAATTGATTGTACCCATACAGCATAGTAAAAAGGAACGTTCACCGATGTCGGAAAAGCGCATTTCCTATGAGTTTGACTGGCAACGATTACATTGGTTGAGTCTTCAAGCCGCATATCGCAATTCTGCTTATTTTGAATATTATGAGGATGATTTCGCTCAGTTTTACAATAAGAAGTTTGATTTTCTATTTGACTTCAATATTGCGCAGCTTGAGCTCTTGTTAAAATCATTAAAATTAAAGCGTGAATTGTCTTTTACAGATGAATATTTTAGGTCGGTTCCCGATGCGCTGGATTTTAGAGACCGTATCCATCCCAAGAAAGAAAGTCTCTTATTAAACCCGAAACCTTATTACCAAGTGTTTGAGGAGAAAAATGGATTTTATTCAGATTTGAGCATTGTGGATTTATTGTTTAGTCAGGGACCACAGTCAAAAAATTATTTTTAA
- a CDS encoding lysophospholipid acyltransferase family protein has translation MKQKALAALLYLFALMPFWFIYMISDVLYYVFYYIIRYRKNVVFNNLRNSFPEKDEEEIINIAKKFYRFFPDMILECLKFKSISRAEVKKRITLIDDHELTKHLDQNRTVIAVTAHYANWEYGIHRLGAITEAPTLIVYKPLNNKTIDSVYNQVRSRFGAIMVPMKQIVRHLAKLRGKPSVSVFVADQAPLHSDADYFLQFLNQETLVYTGVERISKMTNGPIVFCHIGRKEKRGYYFCKFTTLIEDPSSYSDKEITHIHNAFTEKIIREEPQYWLWTHRRWKRKRRK, from the coding sequence ATGAAACAAAAAGCATTAGCAGCACTTCTATACCTTTTCGCTTTGATGCCATTTTGGTTCATTTATATGATATCCGATGTGTTATACTATGTATTCTATTATATAATAAGATATCGCAAAAACGTCGTATTTAATAATCTTAGAAATTCATTTCCTGAAAAAGATGAAGAAGAGATTATTAATATAGCGAAGAAATTTTACCGTTTTTTTCCTGACATGATTCTTGAATGTCTAAAGTTCAAGAGTATAAGCCGCGCTGAAGTAAAAAAAAGAATCACACTAATTGATGATCATGAATTAACTAAGCACTTGGACCAAAATAGAACAGTTATTGCCGTCACTGCACATTATGCCAATTGGGAATATGGTATTCACCGTTTAGGTGCCATTACAGAAGCTCCGACCCTCATTGTATACAAACCGCTAAATAATAAAACCATAGACAGTGTTTACAATCAGGTCCGTTCTCGATTCGGCGCTATTATGGTCCCAATGAAACAAATAGTGCGGCATCTAGCTAAATTAAGAGGAAAACCAAGTGTCAGCGTTTTTGTAGCAGATCAAGCTCCTTTACATTCGGATGCTGACTATTTTCTACAGTTCTTAAATCAGGAAACGCTTGTTTATACCGGTGTTGAACGAATTTCTAAAATGACCAATGGTCCTATAGTTTTTTGCCATATCGGAAGAAAAGAGAAAAGAGGATATTATTTTTGTAAATTTACAACATTAATTGAAGACCCATCTTCTTACTCCGACAAGGAAATAACCCATATCCATAATGCTTTTACGGAAAAAATAATCCGCGAAGAGCCACAATATTGGCTTTGGACACATAGAAGATGGAAAAGAAAACGTAGAAAATGA
- a CDS encoding glycosyltransferase family 2 protein yields the protein MKNYPKVAVVILNWNGRFFLEKFLPSVYNSSYPNIEFVIGDNASTDDSLSFVRASYPKITILENTENYGFAGGYNHILSRVEADYFVLLNSDVEVTPNWIEPVIEMLERDTHLVAAQPKILAFHNKAKFEHAGAAGGYLDRYGFPFCCGRIMDKVEYDLGQYDDEKEIFWASGASLFIKSWAWKEAQGLDEDFFAHMEEIDLCWRLKRMGYRIGYCPDSTVYHVGGGTLNASNPQKTYLNFRNNLFMLQKNVPIGQLFTVIFIRFWFDFAALLKFAFDRKFKDAWAVSRAHQAFFLNIFKNAKKRKNHIKTENKTGQYKKSIINDFYLDKKQKFSDLDQESFF from the coding sequence ATGAAAAATTACCCTAAAGTAGCTGTTGTTATTTTAAATTGGAACGGGAGATTTTTCTTGGAAAAATTTTTACCTTCCGTATATAATAGCAGTTACCCAAATATAGAATTCGTAATTGGAGACAATGCCTCTACAGATGATTCTTTATCATTTGTACGCGCTTCATACCCAAAAATTACCATCTTAGAAAATACGGAAAACTATGGTTTTGCAGGTGGTTATAACCATATTCTATCACGTGTGGAAGCAGATTATTTTGTGTTGCTTAATTCTGACGTGGAAGTTACACCAAACTGGATAGAACCTGTCATCGAAATGCTTGAACGAGACACTCACCTTGTGGCCGCACAACCTAAAATACTAGCCTTTCACAATAAAGCAAAATTTGAGCATGCCGGTGCTGCGGGTGGATACCTCGATCGCTATGGATTTCCATTCTGCTGTGGACGCATTATGGATAAAGTCGAATATGATTTGGGACAATATGATGATGAAAAAGAAATTTTTTGGGCATCGGGAGCCTCACTGTTTATAAAAAGCTGGGCTTGGAAAGAAGCACAGGGACTGGATGAAGATTTTTTTGCTCATATGGAAGAAATAGACCTTTGTTGGCGCTTAAAAAGAATGGGATACCGAATTGGTTATTGTCCAGACTCGACGGTATATCACGTGGGTGGCGGAACATTAAATGCCAGTAATCCACAAAAGACTTATTTAAACTTCCGGAACAATCTGTTTATGCTGCAAAAAAATGTTCCTATAGGGCAGCTATTTACAGTTATATTCATCCGCTTCTGGTTTGATTTTGCTGCCTTATTGAAATTTGCTTTTGATAGAAAATTTAAAGATGCCTGGGCTGTTAGCCGAGCACATCAAGCTTTCTTCCTGAATATTTTCAAAAACGCTAAAAAAAGAAAAAATCATATTAAAACCGAAAATAAGACTGGTCAATATAAAAAATCAATAATCAATGATTTCTATCTGGATAAGAAACAAAAATTTTCTGACCTAGATCAAGAGAGCTTTTTTTAA